A single window of Synechocystis sp. PCC 7509 DNA harbors:
- a CDS encoding DUF6908 domain-containing protein translates to MHQQLVTAFANGFTNGDNFASITSARKLAQSVLNRKIEPGTPAAKIVDESVEQGLILAARQLVQRSSDSVQTWEQCLDLYDRQPALNTRTSTSILQQAYSTPVPIAFLAGKLAQINEETTVYEPTAGNGALLLLADPNKAIVNELNRDRAAALRAQGFTVTQKDASSFVPATEAVDRIVTNPPFGSLKDAQGQTRIFQRGRLITSQLDHAIALSALDLMKADGRAVLILGGKMGNDESRTERYNTQLTRGFYRWLYKDAGYKVTDHFSLAGDLYRKQGTTFPIDVIVIEGRGETELKLPGVEPPRVYSSYNELKEVLIYATTRQQQSVKSSRDTEITLPTVYARSSLDTNIPYEYRESATTCLDNSISATTVRADRVPRRILASPDAQSRVVNRANGRMEDDLRSIRGIGSQGLGSAGNQPVFTDVHEQYQSPAESSSDGFIPGDELPGVATREPDATVSRQPLSDARNRNQLPRGHEPNRLADVYEYGREPTLFSGLETMAEPVQALVADAGVVDESIEERVAYRPRSKAVSLSTLAPAASLKGLEKAFNKIEAFTGTSIDEYVRTRLNEPSLESLYSHYAAEQIDSLALSIYNHEFENKATLIGHDTGIGKTRIACGLARYAQQQGMTPVIVTADSVLYADILARDAVDTGNSFNPLITNNDFHLTLRSNDGRKIGEINTPQSQGERIRQYAQSGNIGEHDCIFTTYGQLTGPTSVGRRQLLSAIAQRSFLILDESHKAGGAAAEKRPERNTDRVVPSCSDFFQELVTQTPGFVASSATAIKDPIVASRLFYETTDLRLAAPSQDSFTDHLKSGGVPLQQQVFAMWAESGGCIRCEKSYEGVEFGITKVPVSLETAENNSKILNLIWQFDSLKEKVVAGIRADYADAGEATKATNPALGEAGASSTIFTSVLHNLAAVTSLGLKAEETANAAILDIEQGRKPILMLFKTMESTVKDFVDSHNELAQVHNAEFPDRPMRLIQVGDDININAGQLFTRYLEKARTVKITEAYLDELTGKNKTRSHRFTDAELGSAGVAAFNRAEAAIAEADWTQLPISPIDYIKQKLVDAGHSIGEITGRSNILKYESAEALASGIVTYQTREHGTAQKKQVMDDFQNGRLDAIITNSTTGYSLHASRTVADQRQRVMYLVQPHLDVNQVEQSIGRSHRSGQVDPSRHAPDSLDEHGLPQWGQYPGTFGLPAFKLVVGQDLPTEERAVAILMKKMSHLKANTTGNRSSNFGLIEVPDFINNYGNEVAQKLMEQDENLHAALDYPLGTGEELKDPQAIQKVTGRAILLTSNEPPTEEQPYPSLARQAWLYDTLSSEYKEFLAQKIALGENELEAQKLDLQAEPKARLVLSPGDSEIDSPFTKPAYLVEVLAKTGAKPNTTEQVVNAVRQELGFEPVSLPDDYALSQVRETGQQVAQDTVRELRAATEQYMQVAKAVKEAEVAASSGRIDKYQQKLDVATENYTGLQQQQEAAAKFGNTELLEKLTAQLAQQQPKIDKLKTQLSKAKLDLNGKEFQLAKEQRNLKGILEEVSVLVGQFPVGQPVRLMDKETKNYLYGVVAAVEQKNRANNPSAPGNWKLKLLVVDGTRNLSVRLDSLVKGGKQALERVETAPSFLNIKQESSVYELFDQRQTETKEKRYLVSGQVLASELTGKFAQVTDEKGQVHPVYLLRRGFDPAVDMNLAPVMLENAKQVKQFLFDSTERLGIAQTPDENLTVIADIRRTNPKGIVIKTAKATAQGGIYFKDEGLRELVGDFVSKTESVREGNNTKSRSFMVASVSADRVDVALDYLCGKWGLGAASHKDVARVMMGQVLPGWEPCSEINPDALRIPVTRTVPRVAVSDLQQTSVTASTPQIDSSPSFVEASTKLGEESLSNNGMLNSDAEYGGRSHRTLSTTKAIANASKTLAAPTPTAIASQTLEPVGLTKQVLEANQQNGAAEKNIAKLLYQSGLAAEILKGEDFYLKVENAPYTPLSIERHGKELYLTHYLTDNYGDLFLDAEMVFNVSSQGQLTLTQTASQNPLTGGEYRTRSDRSFGQIFSHNLLEQGFGKAALSAFQAKQQSALAQEQASVEVKNPEQIAPGQEQPLIEVETPKQTEAPQQIEQLPAVTVKSNEQPLEKAPAVATEVSNPSVQKVAEPSLQLPQVAAKESAKTRPSLGKSSAKSQVQTEAPQGVQLNLFDLGLGRSTAAESKPVPQSPAKAEREPTLTVSPVSEPVQSVKETVVAPQVEAPPINKESSNDGLTSTVPSTETATNKTETVDPMQLFQQVVERVDKRTDEMLATIQSTSPSLNTLRDWYKAARELNKSQKHLDRISEIGSEFKQGTPLTDKAVTVMQADFQAYYKQLMVVEQLGNLGDRDLLALNQNITKYLNSPPPTPPALADRQKVESEVKKITEHINALGHQQAEQLATVEAMQKSPFRSWNGKYDLAVAQVEQTANKLDNAIAHKQQKDHQLGQWNKQEMAYSLWDKSPQTMEMRSLAQGLKSPQLQERLTSIAKVERQELARSQTSSARQAGLSA, encoded by the coding sequence TTGCACCAGCAATTAGTAACAGCTTTTGCCAACGGATTTACCAATGGCGATAACTTTGCCTCAATTACTTCCGCCCGAAAGCTGGCTCAATCGGTGTTAAACCGAAAGATTGAGCCAGGAACTCCGGCAGCAAAAATCGTAGATGAATCGGTAGAGCAAGGATTAATCCTAGCGGCGCGACAATTAGTGCAGCGCTCTAGTGATTCCGTCCAAACTTGGGAGCAATGCCTAGATTTATATGATCGCCAACCAGCATTAAACACTCGTACCAGCACAAGTATTCTCCAGCAAGCCTACAGTACACCCGTTCCCATTGCTTTCCTCGCGGGGAAGTTAGCCCAGATTAACGAGGAGACAACAGTTTACGAACCCACCGCAGGCAATGGGGCGCTGCTACTGCTTGCCGATCCCAATAAAGCAATAGTTAATGAATTAAACAGAGATCGCGCGGCGGCATTGAGGGCGCAAGGATTTACAGTAACCCAGAAAGATGCCAGTAGTTTTGTCCCCGCTACTGAGGCTGTAGACAGGATTGTCACTAATCCACCTTTCGGCTCTCTGAAGGATGCTCAAGGGCAAACTCGAATATTTCAGCGCGGACGGCTAATAACCAGCCAGTTAGATCATGCGATCGCACTTTCAGCTTTGGATTTGATGAAAGCCGATGGTAGAGCCGTTCTCATCTTAGGTGGGAAGATGGGTAATGATGAGTCGCGCACTGAGCGATATAATACCCAACTAACCAGGGGATTTTATCGCTGGCTGTACAAGGATGCGGGTTACAAGGTTACAGATCATTTTTCTTTAGCTGGGGACTTGTACCGCAAACAGGGTACAACTTTTCCCATTGATGTGATTGTGATTGAGGGGAGAGGGGAAACTGAGCTTAAGTTACCTGGCGTTGAGCCGCCCCGTGTTTATTCCAGCTATAACGAGCTAAAAGAGGTATTGATTTATGCAACAACCCGCCAACAGCAGTCAGTTAAGTCGAGTAGAGATACTGAGATTACCTTACCAACAGTTTATGCCAGGTCGTCGTTGGACACCAACATTCCCTACGAATACAGGGAAAGCGCCACCACTTGTTTGGACAACAGTATTAGTGCCACAACAGTTAGAGCAGATAGAGTCCCCAGAAGAATACTTGCTTCTCCTGACGCGCAGAGTAGAGTGGTTAATCGAGCAAATGGTCGAATGGAAGATGACTTACGAAGCATACGAGGAATTGGAAGCCAAGGACTGGGTAGCGCAGGAAATCAACCAGTATTTACCGATGTACATGAACAGTATCAATCGCCAGCAGAGTCCTCATCAGATGGCTTCATACCTGGTGATGAATTACCAGGAGTTGCAACGAGGGAGCCTGACGCAACAGTTTCCCGTCAGCCCCTATCCGATGCTAGAAACAGGAACCAATTACCTAGAGGACATGAACCTAATCGACTGGCTGATGTTTATGAATATGGACGCGAACCCACATTATTTTCAGGATTAGAAACTATGGCTGAACCTGTGCAAGCACTTGTTGCGGATGCTGGAGTAGTTGATGAAAGTATTGAAGAGCGAGTTGCTTATAGACCGAGAAGTAAAGCAGTTTCTCTTTCAACACTAGCTCCGGCTGCCTCACTTAAAGGATTAGAGAAAGCCTTTAACAAAATTGAGGCATTTACGGGAACCAGTATTGACGAGTATGTAAGAACTCGACTGAACGAGCCATCTTTAGAGTCTTTGTATAGTCATTATGCTGCCGAACAGATAGATTCCTTGGCTTTGTCAATCTACAACCATGAGTTTGAAAACAAAGCTACCCTGATTGGTCATGATACGGGAATTGGCAAAACTAGGATTGCTTGTGGTTTGGCAAGGTACGCACAGCAGCAAGGGATGACTCCGGTAATCGTCACGGCTGATTCAGTTCTGTACGCTGATATTTTAGCGCGAGACGCTGTAGATACTGGCAATAGCTTTAACCCCTTAATTACTAATAATGACTTTCACTTAACACTGCGTTCTAATGATGGCAGGAAAATAGGAGAAATTAACACTCCTCAAAGCCAGGGAGAAAGAATAAGGCAGTACGCCCAATCTGGTAATATTGGGGAGCATGATTGCATTTTCACTACTTACGGGCAGTTAACAGGTCCAACTAGCGTAGGGCGACGACAACTACTAAGCGCGATCGCACAGCGCAGTTTTTTGATCTTGGATGAAAGTCACAAAGCCGGAGGAGCCGCAGCCGAAAAGCGCCCAGAGCGGAATACAGATCGAGTAGTTCCTTCGTGTAGCGACTTTTTTCAGGAATTAGTTACTCAAACTCCAGGTTTTGTAGCCTCTAGTGCTACAGCAATTAAAGATCCAATTGTTGCATCGCGTTTGTTCTACGAAACCACCGACCTAAGACTTGCCGCCCCAAGCCAAGATAGTTTTACAGACCACCTCAAATCTGGTGGCGTACCGTTGCAGCAACAGGTATTTGCAATGTGGGCAGAGAGCGGTGGCTGTATCCGTTGCGAGAAGTCGTATGAGGGAGTAGAATTCGGCATTACCAAAGTTCCTGTCAGCCTAGAGACTGCTGAGAACAACTCCAAGATTCTTAATCTAATTTGGCAGTTCGACTCGCTCAAAGAAAAAGTAGTTGCAGGTATTAGGGCTGATTATGCCGATGCAGGGGAAGCGACGAAAGCCACAAATCCAGCACTAGGAGAGGCTGGTGCTAGTAGCACAATTTTTACTAGCGTCTTGCATAACTTAGCAGCAGTGACTTCTTTGGGCTTAAAAGCAGAAGAAACGGCAAATGCAGCGATTTTGGACATTGAACAGGGACGAAAGCCAATTTTGATGCTGTTCAAAACAATGGAATCGACGGTTAAAGATTTTGTGGATAGCCACAATGAACTAGCCCAGGTGCATAATGCCGAGTTTCCAGATCGCCCAATGCGGCTGATTCAAGTAGGGGATGATATTAATATTAATGCGGGACAGCTATTTACCCGTTACTTGGAGAAGGCACGTACAGTCAAAATTACTGAGGCTTATTTAGATGAACTGACTGGAAAAAATAAAACGCGCTCTCACCGCTTCACTGACGCAGAGTTGGGATCGGCAGGAGTTGCCGCTTTTAACCGCGCCGAAGCTGCGATCGCCGAGGCGGATTGGACACAGTTGCCCATTTCGCCTATTGACTACATCAAGCAGAAACTTGTTGATGCAGGGCATTCGATAGGCGAGATTACAGGGCGTAGTAACATCCTCAAGTACGAATCAGCCGAGGCACTAGCATCTGGAATTGTTACCTACCAGACGCGGGAACACGGTACTGCCCAAAAGAAACAGGTGATGGACGACTTTCAAAACGGTAGATTGGATGCAATTATTACCAACTCCACCACAGGGTATTCTCTCCATGCGTCGCGGACAGTCGCCGACCAAAGACAACGGGTGATGTATCTTGTACAACCGCACCTGGATGTTAACCAAGTGGAGCAATCCATCGGGCGGAGTCACCGTAGCGGACAGGTTGACCCCAGTCGCCACGCGCCCGACAGCTTGGACGAGCATGGTTTACCTCAGTGGGGGCAATATCCTGGTACTTTTGGGCTGCCAGCATTCAAACTTGTAGTTGGACAGGACTTGCCTACTGAGGAAAGAGCAGTAGCAATCTTGATGAAAAAGATGTCCCACTTGAAGGCGAACACTACAGGCAACCGCTCTTCTAATTTTGGATTAATTGAAGTGCCGGATTTCATCAATAACTACGGTAATGAAGTGGCTCAGAAGTTGATGGAGCAGGACGAAAATTTACACGCTGCTCTAGATTATCCGCTCGGTACTGGCGAAGAACTCAAAGATCCTCAAGCAATTCAAAAAGTTACTGGTCGCGCAATATTGCTAACCAGTAACGAACCACCAACAGAGGAACAACCCTATCCATCGCTAGCTAGACAGGCATGGTTGTATGACACTTTATCGTCAGAATATAAGGAGTTTTTGGCACAAAAAATTGCTCTGGGCGAAAACGAGCTAGAGGCGCAAAAGCTCGACTTACAGGCAGAGCCAAAAGCGCGGCTTGTTCTCAGTCCTGGCGATTCTGAAATAGACAGTCCCTTTACCAAGCCCGCTTATTTAGTAGAGGTTTTGGCGAAAACTGGCGCTAAACCCAACACTACAGAGCAAGTTGTTAATGCTGTAAGGCAGGAATTGGGGTTTGAACCTGTTTCTTTGCCTGACGACTACGCCTTGTCCCAGGTAAGAGAGACTGGGCAACAGGTAGCTCAAGATACGGTGAGAGAATTACGCGCCGCAACTGAGCAATATATGCAGGTTGCCAAAGCAGTCAAAGAAGCAGAAGTTGCGGCTTCTTCAGGGAGAATAGATAAATACCAACAAAAGCTTGACGTTGCAACAGAAAACTATACTGGCTTGCAACAGCAACAAGAAGCTGCTGCCAAGTTCGGCAACACCGAGCTACTGGAAAAGCTGACCGCTCAGTTAGCACAGCAGCAACCGAAAATCGATAAGCTCAAAACGCAATTGAGCAAAGCCAAGCTCGATCTAAATGGTAAGGAGTTTCAGCTAGCCAAAGAGCAGCGAAACCTCAAAGGGATACTAGAAGAAGTTAGTGTATTAGTCGGGCAATTTCCTGTAGGGCAACCTGTACGATTGATGGACAAGGAAACTAAAAACTATCTGTATGGAGTGGTAGCAGCAGTAGAACAGAAAAATCGAGCAAATAATCCCTCTGCCCCTGGTAATTGGAAGCTGAAGTTGTTGGTTGTTGATGGGACGAGAAATCTATCAGTTAGGCTCGATAGCTTAGTAAAAGGGGGAAAGCAAGCTCTCGAAAGAGTAGAAACTGCTCCGAGCTTTCTAAATATCAAGCAAGAAAGCTCAGTCTACGAACTATTTGACCAACGGCAAACTGAAACTAAGGAAAAGCGGTATTTAGTTAGCGGTCAAGTTTTAGCCAGCGAACTCACAGGCAAGTTTGCTCAAGTTACGGACGAAAAAGGGCAAGTTCACCCTGTTTATCTGCTGCGACGTGGGTTCGACCCTGCTGTAGACATGAATCTTGCACCTGTGATGCTGGAGAACGCAAAGCAAGTCAAGCAATTTCTGTTTGATTCGACTGAGCGTTTAGGAATAGCACAGACCCCAGATGAAAATTTGACAGTTATTGCCGATATCAGGCGCACAAATCCCAAGGGCATAGTCATCAAAACTGCTAAAGCGACAGCCCAAGGCGGTATCTATTTCAAAGATGAAGGCTTACGCGAACTGGTTGGCGATTTTGTCTCGAAAACCGAATCGGTGCGTGAAGGCAACAATACCAAGTCACGGAGTTTCATGGTCGCTAGTGTCAGTGCCGATAGAGTTGATGTAGCATTGGACTACCTTTGCGGTAAATGGGGTTTAGGGGCAGCCAGTCACAAAGATGTTGCTAGAGTAATGATGGGGCAGGTACTACCAGGCTGGGAACCTTGCAGCGAAATTAATCCTGATGCCCTACGCATACCTGTTACTCGTACTGTTCCGCGTGTAGCTGTGAGCGATCTGCAACAAACTTCGGTAACTGCTAGCACCCCTCAAATTGATAGTTCGCCAAGTTTTGTAGAAGCTTCTACAAAACTTGGCGAAGAATCTTTGAGCAATAACGGTATGCTTAATAGCGATGCCGAGTACGGCGGGCGCAGCCATCGCACTTTATCTACTACAAAGGCGATCGCCAATGCTAGCAAAACTTTGGCAGCACCTACACCAACAGCTATCGCGTCCCAAACGTTAGAGCCTGTTGGACTAACCAAGCAGGTACTTGAAGCTAATCAGCAAAACGGGGCTGCTGAAAAAAACATTGCCAAGCTACTTTATCAATCAGGGTTAGCCGCAGAAATTCTCAAGGGTGAAGACTTTTACCTCAAAGTTGAAAACGCTCCTTATACCCCTCTATCAATTGAACGACATGGAAAAGAACTGTACTTAACCCATTACCTTACGGATAATTATGGGGATTTATTTCTCGATGCGGAAATGGTTTTTAATGTTTCTAGCCAAGGACAATTAACTCTTACACAAACTGCTAGTCAAAATCCGTTAACGGGTGGAGAGTACCGCACAAGAAGCGATCGCTCTTTTGGTCAAATATTCTCTCACAACCTTCTAGAGCAAGGATTTGGCAAAGCTGCGCTATCAGCTTTTCAAGCCAAACAGCAGTCAGCACTGGCACAGGAGCAAGCCTCAGTAGAGGTAAAAAATCCAGAGCAAATAGCACCAGGGCAAGAACAACCCTTAATAGAGGTGGAGACTCCAAAGCAAACAGAAGCTCCCCAGCAGATAGAGCAATTACCCGCCGTTACCGTTAAATCTAACGAGCAGCCCTTAGAGAAAGCACCTGCCGTCGCCACCGAAGTCAGTAATCCTTCAGTACAAAAAGTTGCAGAGCCATCTTTACAGCTTCCACAAGTAGCAGCTAAAGAATCGGCTAAAACTAGACCATCTTTGGGTAAGTCTTCTGCCAAGTCTCAAGTTCAAACTGAAGCACCTCAAGGGGTTCAGTTGAACTTGTTTGATCTTGGGTTGGGTCGCTCTACTGCCGCCGAATCTAAACCTGTACCTCAAAGTCCAGCTAAAGCAGAAAGAGAACCGACTTTGACTGTAAGTCCAGTAAGTGAACCCGTACAAAGCGTTAAAGAAACTGTTGTCGCTCCGCAGGTAGAAGCGCCGCCGATAAACAAAGAATCTTCAAACGACGGCTTAACCTCTACCGTTCCTTCTACGGAGACGGCTACGAATAAGACAGAGACAGTAGACCCAATGCAGCTTTTCCAGCAAGTAGTTGAGCGCGTTGATAAGCGCACTGACGAAATGCTGGCTACTATCCAATCAACTAGCCCGTCGCTAAACACGCTGCGAGATTGGTATAAAGCCGCCAGAGAGTTAAACAAGTCCCAAAAACATCTTGACCGCATTTCGGAAATTGGCAGCGAGTTTAAGCAAGGAACACCTCTGACGGATAAAGCCGTAACAGTCATGCAAGCAGATTTTCAGGCTTACTACAAGCAATTAATGGTAGTGGAGCAACTAGGTAATTTGGGGGATAGAGATTTGCTTGCTCTTAACCAAAACATTACCAAATACTTAAATTCTCCGCCGCCTACCCCTCCAGCCCTAGCTGACCGACAAAAAGTTGAGTCTGAGGTCAAGAAAATTACCGAGCATATCAACGCTTTGGGTCATCAGCAAGCCGAACAGTTAGCAACTGTTGAAGCTATGCAAAAAAGTCCTTTCCGTAGTTGGAATGGTAAGTACGATTTAGCTGTCGCCCAGGTTGAACAGACGGCAAATAAGTTAGATAATGCGATCGCGCACAAACAGCAAAAAGACCATCAACTAGGTCAGTGGAATAAGCAAGAAATGGCTTACTCTTTATGGGATAAATCTCCCCAAACTATGGAGATGCGGAGTCTTGCCCAAGGCTTGAAGTCGCCGCAGTTGCAAGAGCGGCTGACTAGCATTGCCAAAGTAGAACGACAGGAACTTGCGCGTAGCCAAACATCCAGTGCGCGGCAGGCTGGATTATCAGCGTGA
- a CDS encoding type II toxin-antitoxin system YhaV family toxin, giving the protein MSDTQPLVINGWNIFAHSLFLNQFEELLNRVTQLRQQYPENYQQKNATKRLAAIAKLAFEVIPTDPTRSDYRQGSTLGDEYKHWFRAKFFQQYRLFFRYHLESKIIVFAWVNDEDSKQAYDSKTDAYQVFRKMLDNGNPSDNWDDLLKEAEGEITRLEKAVNAEV; this is encoded by the coding sequence TTGTCTGACACTCAACCGTTAGTAATCAACGGATGGAACATATTTGCTCATTCTTTATTTCTCAACCAATTTGAAGAACTTTTGAACAGAGTGACACAATTACGTCAGCAGTATCCTGAAAATTACCAACAGAAAAACGCTACAAAACGTCTAGCTGCCATAGCCAAACTAGCATTTGAGGTTATCCCTACTGACCCAACCCGCAGTGATTATCGTCAAGGTTCTACGCTGGGTGATGAATATAAGCACTGGTTTAGGGCTAAGTTTTTTCAACAATACCGACTATTTTTTCGATATCATCTGGAAAGCAAAATAATTGTTTTTGCCTGGGTTAACGATGAGGACTCTAAACAAGCTTACGACAGTAAGACAGACGCTTATCAAGTATTCAGGAAAATGCTTGATAATGGCAATCCTTCAGATAACTGGGATGACTTACTCAAAGAGGCAGAAGGTGAAATTACTCGCTTAGAGAAAGCAGTTAACGCAGAAGTTTAA
- a CDS encoding putative toxin-antitoxin system toxin component, PIN family codes for MTAQVRVVIDTNLVVSALVFGGNVGKLRFSWQENRLTPLVSKVTITELIRVLAYPKFKLTKTEQEDLLSDYLPFCDTVPLPDNLPVIPECRDRFDEPFLILALVGHADYLVTGDRDLLCLKNDFFCPIVTIEDFWRIVDNQ; via the coding sequence ATGACCGCTCAAGTGCGAGTTGTAATAGATACCAATTTGGTAGTGTCAGCTTTAGTATTTGGTGGCAACGTAGGAAAATTACGGTTTTCATGGCAGGAAAATCGTTTGACTCCTTTGGTTTCTAAGGTGACTATTACGGAGTTGATTCGAGTTCTTGCCTATCCAAAGTTTAAACTTACGAAAACCGAGCAAGAGGATTTACTATCAGATTATTTACCATTTTGTGATACTGTGCCGTTGCCTGATAATTTACCTGTAATTCCTGAGTGTCGAGATCGGTTTGACGAGCCTTTTTTAATACTGGCGCTTGTAGGTCATGCTGATTATCTAGTTACAGGTGATCGGGATTTATTATGTCTGAAAAATGATTTCTTTTGTCCTATTGTGACTATTGAAGACTTTTGGAGAATAGTTGATAATCAATAG
- a CDS encoding restriction endonuclease, with the protein MIDECIQQRITVISTTDRQLIELNNYKLRERAKAIAHNQRLDKARMERWQMWLKWTFGTLHRASNRTTFYYLVWTPLVIFYCAIAFMGMPTAVVCPKPKGVCHNLRVLAVETRLMPQVLWAKVDKEVAMEIFAFLLGLGCLVLIVWAIAFVGSLISGWKYRRRRRLQRRSLSAPPEIRQQRASDKSPLVAVQPRKAIDLVCSSVSTRVRLPSYKHQQYIRQADIVLEQLRSGEVQLPKALGILRKMNPYAFEELLLTCCHERGWKIERNFKYSNDGGIDGRVTIAGKLYLIQAKRYRGYIKAKDIQDFDQVLQREKVHGGFFIHTGRTGEKSKELLREYQVSLLSGQKLVDFVLGQRLKILGRLNN; encoded by the coding sequence TTGATTGATGAGTGTATCCAACAGCGCATTACGGTTATTTCCACCACAGATAGGCAGCTAATTGAGTTGAATAACTATAAGTTGCGGGAACGCGCCAAAGCGATCGCGCACAACCAACGTCTAGACAAAGCACGAATGGAGCGGTGGCAAATGTGGCTAAAGTGGACGTTTGGCACTTTGCATCGGGCATCCAATCGGACTACGTTCTACTATTTGGTTTGGACTCCATTGGTAATTTTCTATTGTGCGATTGCATTTATGGGAATGCCGACGGCGGTTGTTTGTCCCAAGCCCAAAGGTGTCTGCCACAATCTGCGGGTGCTGGCGGTGGAGACTAGGTTAATGCCGCAGGTGTTGTGGGCAAAAGTTGACAAAGAGGTAGCAATGGAGATTTTTGCTTTTCTGCTTGGACTTGGCTGCCTGGTTTTAATAGTTTGGGCGATCGCATTCGTTGGCAGTTTGATTTCTGGTTGGAAGTATCGACGACGAAGACGACTGCAAAGGCGAAGCCTTTCTGCGCCGCCAGAAATTAGGCAGCAAAGAGCATCCGACAAGTCACCTCTTGTCGCTGTTCAACCCCGCAAGGCGATCGATTTAGTTTGCTCTTCAGTCTCAACCAGGGTTCGGCTTCCCAGTTACAAGCATCAGCAATATATTCGACAAGCCGACATTGTACTGGAACAACTGCGTTCAGGTGAAGTTCAATTGCCCAAGGCACTCGGTATTCTACGTAAGATGAACCCCTATGCTTTTGAAGAACTGCTGCTGACCTGTTGTCACGAGAGGGGTTGGAAGATTGAGCGCAACTTTAAGTATAGTAATGATGGCGGGATAGACGGGCGAGTTACAATTGCTGGAAAGCTTTATTTAATTCAGGCAAAGCGCTATCGGGGCTACATTAAAGCCAAGGATATCCAGGACTTCGACCAAGTTCTTCAGAGAGAGAAAGTGCATGGAGGATTCTTTATTCATACTGGGAGAACCGGAGAAAAGTCTAAAGAATTACTGCGGGAGTATCAGGTAAGTTTGCTCAGTGGTCAAAAGTTGGTTGATTTTGTTCTAGGTCAGAGGTTGAAGATTTTGGGTAGATTGAATAATTGA
- a CDS encoding type II toxin-antitoxin system PrlF family antitoxin, with amino-acid sequence MAETLASCSESTLTDRYQTTIPDPVRKVLGLNKRDKIQYTIQPNGQVVISRADNTESDPILGQFLSFLAQDIERNPQHIRAISEDLVNRVQSLVAGIEIDLDAPLVDEDE; translated from the coding sequence ATGGCTGAAACACTAGCCTCATGCTCAGAGTCTACTCTTACTGACCGGTATCAGACTACTATCCCTGACCCCGTTCGCAAGGTGTTGGGTTTAAACAAGCGCGATAAAATTCAATATACTATCCAGCCTAATGGACAAGTAGTAATATCTCGCGCTGATAATACAGAGAGTGACCCAATCCTGGGGCAGTTTCTCAGTTTTCTGGCACAGGATATAGAAAGAAATCCTCAGCACATCAGAGCGATCAGCGAGGATTTAGTGAATCGAGTTCAGTCTTTAGTTGCCGGAATCGAAATTGACCTGGATGCGCCACTTGTAGATGAGGATGAATAA
- a CDS encoding AbrB/MazE/SpoVT family DNA-binding domain-containing protein: MLAKLTAKNQLTLPKSITREIGNAEYFEVRVEDGQIILTPVKIQRADGVRAKLAALDLSEQDIADAVAWARQP; encoded by the coding sequence ATGCTTGCTAAGTTGACTGCAAAAAACCAGCTTACCTTACCTAAGAGTATTACCCGCGAGATTGGCAATGCTGAATACTTTGAGGTGAGAGTAGAAGACGGACAAATTATTCTTACGCCTGTAAAGATTCAACGTGCAGATGGAGTTAGGGCTAAACTTGCAGCTTTAGACCTAAGCGAACAGGATATTGCCGATGCGGTAGCTTGGGCGCGTCAGCCATGA